In Bradyrhizobium guangxiense, one DNA window encodes the following:
- the pyk gene encoding pyruvate kinase, producing the protein MRRSRHAKIVATIGPATVELDQLRALDLAGADTFRLNFSHGTKDDHARAFTAIRALEREFGRPIGVLQDLQGPKLRIGSLEEGELTLQAGETVRFVLDGARGGKQAIPLPHPEIFVAAYPGQNLLIDDGRVRLSLEKPGDGDMIARVIVGGTIRDQKGVNVPGALLDIYPLTKKDRDDLVFGLELGVDWVALSFVQKPSDLIEARALIGEAAGLVAKIETPMALDHIDDIIKLSDALMVARGDLGVEIPPENVPGRQKELIRACRMAAKPVIVATQMLDSMVAAPTPTRAEASDVATAIYDGADAVMLSAETANGAYPAEAVAMMDRIIRSTEQHRLYRSLIRAAQVDEEITPPHAVAAAGADLAATIEAKAIIGFTASGTTAARISRKRPPIPVLALTPDDIVARRMCLLWGVHSVVASDPSGHEEITRIAAVAAQREGYVRSGDLAVVVFGLPFGQIGATNNVRVAVC; encoded by the coding sequence ATGCGCCGCTCGCGCCATGCCAAGATCGTCGCAACCATCGGCCCGGCAACCGTCGAGCTCGACCAACTCCGTGCTCTCGATCTTGCAGGTGCCGATACATTCCGCCTGAACTTCAGTCATGGCACCAAAGACGATCACGCGCGCGCCTTTACCGCCATTCGCGCGCTCGAGCGCGAATTCGGCCGACCCATCGGCGTGCTACAAGATCTGCAAGGCCCGAAGCTGCGCATCGGTTCGCTTGAAGAGGGTGAGCTCACGCTGCAGGCCGGCGAAACGGTCCGCTTTGTTCTGGACGGAGCAAGAGGCGGAAAGCAGGCGATCCCTCTGCCACATCCGGAGATCTTTGTAGCTGCGTATCCAGGTCAAAATCTGCTCATCGATGACGGCCGTGTTCGCCTAAGCCTCGAAAAGCCAGGCGATGGCGACATGATAGCGCGCGTCATTGTCGGTGGAACGATCCGCGATCAAAAAGGCGTAAACGTGCCGGGAGCGTTGCTTGATATCTACCCCCTGACCAAGAAGGATCGTGACGATCTCGTCTTCGGCCTAGAGCTGGGCGTCGACTGGGTTGCCTTGTCCTTTGTTCAGAAGCCTTCAGACCTGATTGAGGCACGAGCTCTAATCGGTGAGGCAGCCGGCCTCGTCGCCAAAATCGAAACGCCAATGGCGCTTGATCACATCGATGATATCATCAAATTGTCCGACGCCCTCATGGTCGCCCGCGGCGATCTTGGGGTCGAGATTCCCCCGGAAAACGTGCCTGGCCGACAAAAAGAGCTCATTCGTGCTTGCCGAATGGCCGCAAAGCCCGTGATCGTCGCAACCCAAATGCTTGATTCCATGGTGGCAGCGCCGACGCCGACGCGCGCGGAAGCCTCCGATGTTGCGACCGCCATCTATGATGGAGCCGATGCTGTGATGCTATCAGCCGAAACGGCAAACGGCGCTTATCCGGCCGAAGCCGTCGCCATGATGGATCGTATCATCCGGAGTACGGAGCAACATCGTCTCTATCGCTCCTTGATCAGGGCTGCGCAAGTCGACGAAGAGATTACCCCTCCACACGCTGTCGCAGCGGCAGGCGCAGATCTTGCCGCCACGATCGAGGCCAAAGCCATCATCGGCTTCACGGCGAGCGGGACGACCGCAGCCCGCATTTCGCGCAAACGACCACCGATCCCCGTTCTTGCTCTGACGCCAGACGACATTGTGGCGCGACGCATGTGCCTGTTGTGGGGCGTCCATAGTGTCGTGGCCAGCGATCCCTCCGGCCATGAAGAAATAACCCGGATCGCGGCCGTGGCAGCGCAACGGGAAGGCTATGTGCGGTCCGGCGACTTGGCCGTCGTGGTCTTTGGCCTCCCATTCGGACAAATAGGCGCGACAAACAACGTACGCGTTGCTGTCTGCTAG
- a CDS encoding LrgB family protein has translation MKDHAFSLWVYLSQSPLLWLTITLLVYAVSEALSLALHRHPLANPVLHAVWIIGVFLFVTSTPYPVYFSGAQFVHFLLGPATVALAIPLYENRRIVLASIVPMLAALVVGSVTAAASIVLLAKAAGLPRDVVLSLAPKSVTAAVAMGISETLHADPSLTAVAVILTGIMGAIIVTPLMNWSGIIDFRARGFAAGIAAHGIGTARAFQVDEVAGVFSGIAMSLNALVTSLLVPLAVTQLLR, from the coding sequence ATGAAGGACCATGCATTCTCGCTCTGGGTCTATCTGTCGCAATCGCCTCTGCTTTGGCTGACGATCACCTTACTGGTTTATGCAGTCTCGGAAGCGCTGTCGCTTGCCCTCCACCGACATCCGCTCGCCAATCCTGTTCTCCACGCGGTCTGGATCATCGGCGTGTTTCTGTTCGTGACCAGCACGCCATATCCGGTCTATTTTAGCGGAGCGCAGTTCGTACATTTCTTGCTCGGCCCAGCCACAGTCGCGCTCGCTATCCCGCTCTACGAGAACCGCAGGATCGTCCTTGCCTCGATCGTGCCAATGCTGGCAGCCCTCGTTGTGGGCTCGGTCACAGCGGCCGCGTCGATTGTGCTGCTTGCGAAAGCTGCAGGCTTGCCGCGCGATGTTGTACTGTCCCTTGCGCCTAAGTCCGTGACAGCCGCGGTCGCAATGGGGATCAGCGAAACACTGCACGCCGACCCTTCTCTGACCGCCGTCGCGGTGATCCTCACGGGGATCATGGGAGCGATCATTGTCACGCCATTGATGAATTGGAGTGGTATCATTGATTTTCGTGCGCGTGGTTTTGCCGCGGGCATCGCCGCGCACGGCATTGGTACCGCGCGAGCGTTTCAGGTGGACGAGGTTGCGGGCGTGTTCTCGGGGATTGCGATGAGCCTGAACGCGCTGGTTACGTCTTTGCTCGTCCCTCTCGCAGTCACACAATTGTTGCGATAA
- a CDS encoding transketolase family protein — protein sequence MKTVRSAPQAGKPRLTTSAMIASIAAEGQKTKPAPFGHALVELARSRPEVVGMTADLGKYTDLHIFAKEFPDRYYQMGMAEQLLFGAASGLAAEGFMPFATTYAVFASRRAYDFIHQTIAEEDRNVKIVCALPGLTSGYGPSHQAAEDLALFRAMPNMTVIDPCDASEIEQVVPAIAAHQGPVYMRLLRGQVPVVLDEYDYKFELGKAKLIRDGKDVLIISSGIMTMRALEAVQALKDDRVDAAVLHVPTIKPLDAETILREASKPARLVVVAENHTTIGGLGEAIAALLLRSGAHPPFRQIALPDEFLDAGALPTLHDRYGISTAEVARQIKQWL from the coding sequence ATGAAGACCGTCAGATCAGCACCGCAAGCGGGCAAGCCGCGCCTAACCACCTCTGCCATGATCGCCTCGATTGCGGCCGAGGGCCAAAAGACGAAGCCAGCGCCGTTCGGACATGCACTCGTCGAACTGGCACGGAGCCGGCCAGAGGTGGTCGGCATGACCGCCGATCTCGGCAAATACACCGACCTGCACATCTTCGCCAAGGAATTTCCAGACCGCTATTACCAGATGGGCATGGCCGAGCAACTTTTGTTCGGAGCAGCCTCCGGACTCGCCGCAGAGGGCTTCATGCCCTTTGCGACGACATATGCCGTGTTCGCATCGCGGCGCGCCTACGATTTCATTCATCAGACCATTGCGGAGGAAGACCGCAACGTGAAAATCGTCTGCGCCTTGCCCGGCCTGACCTCGGGCTATGGCCCAAGTCATCAAGCCGCCGAGGATCTCGCGTTGTTTCGGGCCATGCCAAATATGACGGTGATCGACCCCTGCGATGCCAGTGAAATCGAGCAGGTGGTGCCAGCCATAGCCGCGCATCAAGGTCCAGTCTACATGCGCCTGCTGCGCGGCCAGGTGCCTGTCGTTCTGGATGAATACGACTATAAGTTCGAGCTTGGAAAGGCCAAGCTGATCCGTGATGGCAAGGACGTCCTGATCATCTCGTCCGGCATCATGACCATGCGGGCACTCGAGGCCGTCCAAGCTTTGAAGGATGACCGCGTGGATGCAGCGGTGCTGCATGTTCCAACCATCAAGCCCCTCGACGCAGAGACTATCCTGCGTGAGGCCAGCAAGCCGGCACGGCTTGTCGTCGTTGCCGAAAATCACACGACCATTGGTGGCCTCGGCGAAGCAATTGCCGCACTCCTCTTGCGTTCTGGGGCACATCCGCCTTTCCGCCAGATCGCATTGCCGGACGAATTTCTCGACGCCGGCGCGCTTCCAACGCTGCACGACCGTTACGGGATTTCCACCGCAGAGGTCGCAAGGCAAATCAAACAGTGGCTTTAG
- a CDS encoding helix-turn-helix domain-containing protein, translated as MQRADGLYRWHEGLSGRHLRAARGLLNWSVKEVAQRVCVSTAIIWRIEEYSDTPMSDAQRESLRKTFVDAGIKVTLPVVGKPRCSAAMTLHRQIEMAINRYLFCSAGGQRRSQESTKLSFRQLLLV; from the coding sequence TTGCAGCGAGCAGACGGGCTGTATCGCTGGCATGAGGGCCTCAGCGGCAGGCATCTGCGTGCCGCCCGCGGCCTGTTGAACTGGTCCGTCAAGGAAGTGGCCCAGCGGGTGTGCGTCTCCACGGCGATCATCTGGCGGATCGAGGAGTACAGCGACACACCAATGTCCGACGCGCAGAGGGAAAGCTTGAGAAAGACCTTTGTCGATGCAGGAATCAAAGTTACCCTTCCGGTCGTAGGCAAGCCCCGGTGTTCAGCCGCGATGACGCTCCATCGGCAAATCGAGATGGCTATCAATCGTTATCTTTTTTGCAGCGCAGGAGGGCAGCGCCGGTCTCAAGAATCAACAAAATTGAGCTTCCGGCAGCTTCTCCTCGTGTGA
- a CDS encoding LysR substrate-binding domain-containing protein, with protein sequence MLSNVPISAIRAFEAAARTGSFRDAANELHLTPSAVSHAIRKLEDTLRTVLFERSARAVRLTPAGENLMRHTGAAFDQLRRGLEEVAARGPQLVRVHSAPSFAAQWLTPRLAQFLAAHPKLEVRLAASTDYARFSNDDFDVDIVYGPPRAEGVEIVPLPEETVTPLCSRKLAKSIKKPIDLLDQTLIRSDVKQVQWHQWFAANGLEAPAIHGMRFDRSFLAIATAAEGLGVALESTLLAERELASGRLVAPLAGRATDIRYVGHRLIYPRASRQRSAVRAFADWIVAQLGGEASLSSQ encoded by the coding sequence ATGCTCTCGAATGTTCCGATATCGGCAATTCGCGCCTTTGAGGCGGCGGCCCGCACCGGATCGTTTCGCGATGCGGCGAATGAGCTTCACCTGACGCCAAGTGCAGTCAGTCATGCAATCCGTAAGCTGGAGGACACGCTCCGGACCGTTCTCTTCGAGCGCAGTGCACGCGCGGTGCGGCTCACGCCGGCCGGCGAGAACCTGATGCGACATACCGGCGCTGCATTCGATCAGCTCCGCCGCGGCTTGGAGGAAGTCGCTGCTCGTGGTCCGCAGTTGGTGCGGGTTCACTCCGCTCCGAGCTTTGCAGCGCAATGGCTAACGCCACGACTGGCGCAGTTTCTTGCAGCCCATCCGAAGCTAGAAGTTCGCTTGGCTGCCAGCACAGACTATGCGCGTTTCAGTAACGATGATTTCGATGTCGACATCGTTTACGGTCCGCCGAGGGCGGAGGGCGTCGAGATTGTTCCTCTGCCAGAGGAAACAGTCACTCCCCTATGCTCCCGGAAGCTTGCAAAATCAATCAAGAAGCCGATCGACCTCCTGGATCAGACATTGATCCGTTCAGACGTGAAGCAAGTTCAATGGCATCAGTGGTTCGCCGCCAATGGATTGGAAGCTCCAGCGATTCACGGCATGAGATTCGATCGAAGTTTCCTGGCGATTGCAACCGCCGCCGAAGGACTGGGAGTAGCCTTGGAATCAACGCTTCTAGCGGAGCGCGAATTGGCTAGCGGACGACTGGTTGCTCCATTGGCCGGCCGCGCAACCGATATTCGATACGTCGGTCACAGGCTAATTTATCCGCGCGCCAGCCGGCAACGCTCGGCGGTGCGCGCTTTTGCCGATTGGATCGTCGCCCAGCTCGGAGGCGAAGCTAGCCTTTCCTCCCAGTAA
- a CDS encoding transketolase gives MEAPTKTLTNTPKLADRAYNIRRNALRMGEVQGQGYIAQALDISDVLAVAYFHAMRYRPEDPTWEERDRFLLSNGHYAIALYAALIEAGIVPEEELETYGSDESRLPMSGMASYTPGMEMSGGSLGLGLSIAVGMGLGLKRKRSEARVYTLFSDGELDEGSVWEAIQSAAHYKLDNLIGIVDVNNQQADGPSTQVMAFEPLVDKLQAFGWFVQRIDGNDLDAVLAAFDRAKSHPEPKPRMIVADTLMGKGVPFLEQREKNHFIRVEQHEWQLALAALEAGRQA, from the coding sequence ATGGAAGCGCCGACCAAAACGTTGACCAACACGCCCAAGCTGGCGGACCGCGCCTATAACATTCGCCGCAATGCGCTGCGCATGGGGGAAGTTCAGGGCCAAGGCTATATCGCTCAGGCGCTCGATATCTCCGACGTTCTCGCCGTGGCTTACTTTCACGCGATGCGCTATCGGCCGGAGGATCCGACCTGGGAGGAACGCGATCGCTTCCTGCTCTCAAACGGGCACTACGCTATTGCGCTTTATGCGGCTTTGATAGAAGCGGGGATCGTCCCCGAGGAAGAGCTTGAGACCTATGGCAGTGACGAGAGCCGCTTGCCAATGTCGGGCATGGCCTCCTACACGCCCGGAATGGAAATGTCGGGTGGCTCGCTCGGCCTCGGGCTCAGCATTGCTGTCGGCATGGGCCTTGGCCTCAAACGCAAAAGGTCCGAGGCGCGGGTATACACCTTGTTCTCCGACGGCGAGCTCGACGAGGGCTCCGTGTGGGAGGCCATCCAGTCGGCGGCCCACTACAAGCTGGACAACCTGATCGGCATTGTCGATGTCAACAACCAGCAGGCCGACGGTCCCTCGACGCAAGTCATGGCCTTCGAACCCTTGGTCGACAAGCTCCAGGCATTCGGCTGGTTCGTACAACGTATCGATGGCAATGATCTCGATGCCGTGCTCGCAGCATTCGACCGTGCAAAGTCGCATCCCGAGCCGAAGCCGCGAATGATCGTCGCCGACACCCTCATGGGGAAGGGCGTTCCTTTCCTCGAGCAGCGCGAGAAGAACCATTTCATTCGCGTCGAGCAGCACGAATGGCAACTTGCCCTTGCCGCGCTGGAAGCCGGGAGGCAGGCATGA
- a CDS encoding SDR family NAD(P)-dependent oxidoreductase produces MLLSGKTAIISGAASPRGIGLATARRFASEGARVAILDIDAGAAAGAAATLGKEHLGLRCDVADKSSCERAVASAVEAFGGIDILINNAGIPQPVKLLDISAADWDRIQDVNLKGVLFLSQAVIPHMRARKSGSIACMSSVSAQRGGGIFGGPHYSAAKAGVLGLAKAMAREFGPDNIRVNCVTPGLIGTDITAGKLTDEMRAKILEGIPLNRLGTAEDVAGIYTFLASDLSAYVTGAVIDVNGGMLIH; encoded by the coding sequence ATGCTGCTCAGCGGGAAGACAGCCATCATTTCGGGCGCGGCCTCGCCGCGGGGGATCGGGCTCGCCACCGCCCGGCGGTTTGCCTCCGAGGGCGCTCGGGTCGCAATCCTCGATATCGATGCCGGAGCCGCGGCAGGGGCAGCAGCCACTCTTGGCAAGGAACACCTCGGTTTGCGCTGCGACGTCGCTGACAAATCGTCCTGCGAGCGGGCAGTTGCAAGCGCGGTCGAGGCATTCGGTGGTATCGATATACTGATCAACAATGCCGGCATTCCCCAGCCGGTGAAGCTCCTGGACATATCAGCCGCCGATTGGGATCGCATTCAAGACGTCAATCTCAAAGGCGTTCTCTTCCTCTCCCAGGCCGTGATCCCGCATATGCGTGCGCGGAAGTCCGGATCGATCGCATGCATGTCGTCGGTGTCGGCCCAGCGTGGCGGCGGAATTTTTGGGGGACCACACTATTCGGCAGCGAAAGCCGGCGTTCTTGGTTTAGCCAAGGCCATGGCTCGCGAGTTCGGTCCTGACAACATCCGCGTCAACTGCGTCACGCCTGGCCTGATCGGCACCGATATCACGGCCGGCAAGCTGACTGATGAAATGCGTGCGAAAATTCTGGAAGGCATTCCACTCAATCGTCTCGGCACCGCAGAAGATGTCGCCGGCATCTACACTTTTCTGGCCTCCGATCTCTCCGCGTACGTCACTGGTGCCGTGATCGACGTCAATGGCGGCATGCTCATCCACTGA
- a CDS encoding TRAP transporter substrate-binding protein, producing the protein MSVSKRRDISRRSLLKAATAVPLCAILTRPASAAEFVYKFATGQDPTHPVNVRAQEAIQRILEATSGRLEIRLFPANQLGSDTELMTQVRSGGVEFFNQSSSILATLVPSAGLVNTGFAFTDYDSVWKAMDGDLGTYIRTQIAKTPIMAVSKAWDNGFRQVTSSGREIRSPDDLKNFQIRVPPAPLLTSLFKALGAGPTPINFNEVYSALQTKVVDGQENPLPIIATARLYEVQSTCSLTGHVWDGYWILANKRAFERLPKDVQEVVTRELDRSAVDQRADIAKLSQSLRTDLSAKGLKFIEVDRAAFRQALSKTSFYSDWKGKFGEEAWSQLEKAAGQLS; encoded by the coding sequence ATGAGCGTATCGAAACGCAGAGATATCAGCCGGCGTTCCCTGTTGAAAGCTGCAACGGCCGTACCTCTCTGCGCAATTCTCACTCGACCGGCATCTGCGGCCGAATTCGTTTATAAATTTGCAACCGGCCAGGATCCGACGCATCCGGTGAACGTCCGCGCGCAGGAAGCCATCCAACGCATTCTAGAGGCTACCAGTGGCCGGCTCGAGATCAGGCTGTTTCCGGCCAACCAGCTCGGGTCCGACACCGAGCTCATGACCCAGGTCCGCAGCGGCGGCGTCGAATTCTTTAATCAGTCCTCTTCGATCCTCGCCACCCTGGTCCCAAGTGCGGGCCTGGTGAACACCGGCTTCGCGTTTACTGACTACGATAGCGTTTGGAAAGCTATGGACGGAGATCTCGGAACCTACATCCGGACGCAGATTGCCAAAACTCCGATCATGGCGGTTTCCAAAGCGTGGGATAACGGCTTTCGTCAGGTGACTTCTTCCGGACGTGAGATCCGCAGCCCTGACGATCTAAAGAATTTCCAGATCCGCGTCCCCCCGGCGCCGCTTTTGACCTCGCTTTTCAAGGCGCTTGGAGCCGGCCCGACGCCTATTAACTTCAACGAGGTCTACTCCGCGTTACAGACCAAAGTCGTGGACGGCCAGGAGAATCCGTTGCCGATCATTGCAACCGCCCGCCTCTACGAAGTGCAAAGCACGTGCAGCCTGACCGGGCACGTTTGGGACGGATACTGGATCCTCGCCAACAAGCGCGCATTCGAGCGCTTACCGAAGGATGTTCAGGAGGTCGTGACCCGCGAACTAGATCGCTCCGCCGTCGATCAGCGGGCTGATATCGCAAAGCTCAGCCAGTCCTTGCGCACCGATCTGTCGGCCAAAGGTCTCAAATTTATCGAAGTCGATCGCGCCGCCTTCCGACAAGCCTTGTCCAAGACTAGCTTCTACTCCGACTGGAAGGGCAAATTCGGCGAGGAGGCGTGGTCGCAGCTCGAAAAAGCGGCGGGGCAGCTGTCATGA
- a CDS encoding FAD-dependent oxidoreductase, translated as MDTPMGQSSKGMTVAIARSARADHEWATDVLVVGSGAAGLSAALYAAKAGLRVTVCEKSARLGGTTALSNGMIWVPCSPQARSAKIDDSLAKARTYLQHELGTYYRAGFIDAYLEDGPAALAALEDGTEVNFTLASAPDYHSSQIGGVDKGRALSPAPYDGRLLGADFDLIGDPIRVVLGGMMISSSEVRSFLNPFQSFAALRHVLRRVGRYARDRLGHRRGTELSGGNALIARLVVSLRKHGVEIWPGSPLIELIREDGRVTGAVVKRNGSDLRVRASHGVILATGGFARSAELRASLSGPHQHDDTLAHVDVVGDGISLASRLGAAIDNNVASAGFWTPVSILKSGSSSQVVPYGWLDRGRPGVIAVGPDAKRFVNESNSYHDICLAMFTSGYPADKRFYFICDLEFVRLRGMGHLLPWPWTLRIGKYARLGYIKVGRTIPELAKQLGLDPAALEKTVEEHNTHAAEGRDPLFKRGESAFNRTLGDPAVSKKNPNLGPIKTGPFIALPIVPATLGTATGLATDTCGQVLDGQERSIAGLYACGNDMTSPMRGIYPGAGITIGPAIVFAYRAVNAILSATQQKTKAAASGA; from the coding sequence ATGGACACACCGATGGGCCAATCAAGCAAGGGCATGACCGTGGCGATCGCCCGAAGCGCAAGGGCGGATCACGAATGGGCAACCGACGTTCTCGTAGTCGGGAGTGGTGCAGCCGGGCTCTCGGCCGCCCTCTATGCGGCAAAAGCAGGACTGCGCGTCACTGTCTGCGAAAAATCCGCCCGGCTCGGCGGCACGACAGCTCTTTCCAATGGTATGATCTGGGTTCCTTGCTCACCCCAGGCGCGCTCAGCGAAGATCGACGACTCGCTTGCGAAGGCAAGGACCTACCTGCAGCACGAACTTGGCACCTATTACCGGGCAGGCTTCATCGATGCTTATCTCGAGGACGGCCCAGCTGCACTTGCCGCCCTTGAGGACGGGACAGAGGTCAACTTCACGCTGGCCTCGGCGCCCGATTATCATTCGAGCCAGATCGGCGGCGTCGACAAGGGCCGGGCACTGAGCCCGGCTCCCTATGATGGGCGCCTTCTCGGAGCCGATTTCGATCTGATCGGCGATCCCATCCGGGTTGTGCTTGGTGGAATGATGATCTCATCCAGCGAGGTCAGAAGCTTCCTCAATCCCTTCCAATCCTTTGCCGCCCTCAGACACGTCTTGCGGCGTGTCGGTCGCTACGCGCGTGACCGGCTGGGCCACAGGCGCGGGACAGAGCTCAGCGGAGGGAACGCCCTGATCGCGCGCCTGGTCGTCAGTCTGCGCAAGCACGGCGTCGAGATATGGCCTGGCTCCCCGCTGATAGAGCTGATCAGGGAAGATGGGCGTGTCACCGGAGCCGTCGTCAAGCGGAACGGTTCCGACCTTCGCGTGCGCGCCTCGCATGGCGTCATCCTCGCAACGGGCGGATTTGCTCGCAGCGCAGAGTTAAGAGCCAGCCTCAGCGGTCCCCACCAGCACGATGACACGCTGGCCCATGTGGACGTTGTGGGCGATGGCATTTCCCTGGCGTCCAGGCTTGGAGCTGCGATTGACAACAATGTCGCCTCTGCCGGCTTTTGGACTCCCGTCTCAATTCTCAAGAGCGGCAGCTCCTCCCAAGTGGTCCCCTATGGCTGGCTCGATCGCGGCCGTCCCGGCGTCATCGCAGTGGGGCCGGATGCCAAGCGTTTCGTCAACGAATCCAATTCGTATCACGACATTTGCCTGGCGATGTTCACCAGCGGCTATCCGGCAGATAAGCGATTTTACTTCATCTGCGACCTGGAGTTCGTACGGTTGAGAGGTATGGGACATCTGCTGCCCTGGCCCTGGACCTTGAGGATCGGAAAATATGCGCGCCTTGGGTACATCAAGGTCGGCCGGACAATTCCTGAACTTGCCAAACAGCTGGGGCTAGATCCGGCTGCGCTTGAAAAGACCGTCGAAGAGCACAACACGCACGCTGCTGAGGGGCGCGATCCGCTGTTCAAACGCGGTGAATCCGCCTTTAATCGCACGCTCGGCGATCCGGCCGTGAGCAAGAAAAACCCAAATCTCGGACCCATCAAGACAGGCCCGTTTATCGCGCTTCCAATCGTTCCGGCAACGCTCGGCACGGCCACCGGCCTGGCAACCGACACTTGCGGCCAGGTCCTAGACGGGCAGGAAAGATCCATCGCGGGCCTTTACGCTTGCGGCAACGACATGACATCCCCGATGCGCGGCATCTATCCAGGAGCAGGCATCACCATCGGGCCTGCGATTGTGTTCGCGTACCGGGCTGTCAACGCCATCCTATCGGCGACGCAGCAAAAGACAAAGGCTGCCGCTTCTGGAGCTTGA
- a CDS encoding CidA/LrgA family protein — protein MLASLGLILLCQLIGEAITRGFGLLLPGPVVGLLLLLILLLVRDRFAIIAQGPLRNGGVETASRGLLNNLSLLFVPAGVGVVEKLDLIYAHGIAIVLILALSVVVTLLATVLTFRLVSRLFGHEAP, from the coding sequence ATGCTGGCAAGTCTCGGTCTTATCCTCCTCTGCCAATTGATCGGAGAGGCCATTACGCGCGGGTTCGGCCTGCTGCTGCCTGGTCCGGTCGTCGGGCTCCTGCTGCTGTTGATTTTGCTGCTCGTCCGTGACCGTTTCGCAATCATCGCTCAAGGACCGCTGCGAAACGGCGGCGTTGAGACTGCCAGCAGGGGGCTGCTCAACAATCTGTCTCTCCTGTTTGTCCCGGCCGGCGTGGGTGTCGTGGAAAAACTCGATCTCATTTATGCTCATGGGATAGCAATTGTGTTGATTCTTGCCCTTTCCGTCGTAGTGACCCTTCTCGCGACCGTGCTAACGTTTCGCCTGGTCAGCCGGCTGTTCGGTCATGAGGCGCCATGA